The genomic interval TGGGTGAGGTTAAAACGGCCGTTtaaggaggggggggggggtcctcAAGAATGACGTTTTATTTCACTTAGTCAAGAATAAATATCTAAATATGATGGCATAAATACAACCAGGAAGTTAAATGAAAAAGGATTCAATATAGTCAGGTGTCTGATCATTTAATTAACTACCACTGCTGGTATCTTAGCTAACGGTTAGCAACAGGCCAGGAAGCCGGCGTTTTTCCTGACGCCGCTCACCGTCATCCTCGATGTCATCGTCGAAATCCTCCGGGTCGCTGAAGGAGGGCTCCTCCTCCTCGTACTCGGGGTCATCCACCATAGCCACCGTATCTTGCATTTACCGTGACCAAGAGATCAAACTTCTGTCCTAAGAGAGAGCGAAATCCCTGGAAACGTGAGGCTAACGACGCTCGGCCGGTGCGGCACCATGTGCGAAAATGGACGAAGAGGCGGAAACGGAGCGCCGGAAGCGGCTCGGAGGCGCGTGGAAGCGCTACACAGAAAAATGCAGATGTGTAAACTATAAGGATGGGTAGCCAGCAGCAAACTTAATGATTGTTCAGCCCGATGAGTTGCTTAGAGATCTAaagacgttttttgttttttttcttaatgcgAATCTACTTCCCGCGAGATAAAGTTAACCTTAAACTGAAGGAAAATTATCAAAAAGAAGATGTGTTTGAGTTAGCAGCAGAGCTTGGAGTTAGTGTAACTTTATTAAATTTTATAACGTACTCGTACCATGGACCGCGAGTGTGTTTTGATCCTGCCCCGGGTCTGTGAGGTGCTGGCGGCGTCAGGAAGCTCTTTGCCCGATGACACCAGTCTGGAGAAACTGCTAGACTGGTTCACAACCATCACGCAGACTGGTCAGTACTTcatcattttatttgaaagaagGTTGAAGTATCTGTAGCCTTTCCCAAGTTTTGTCACCTTACGATCTATTTTACTGGTACAATAAAATCAATCTGAGTGGCGTgcttttgtcatattttgtgtcCCCTTAAATGTAATtactttagaagtcacctaattggaAATAGACGAGTCCACCTGTATATATTTCTCAGTTTAAATCCGACTGTTCTGTGCAGGCCCccgaggtttgttagagaataatAGTGAACAAACACCAGGAAGATCAGGggtaaagttgtggagaggtttatagcagggtttggttataaaacaaaatcccaagctttgaacatggCAAGCAGTCAGACGTCCAGGATAACTCTGGAagggctgcagagatccacagctcaggtggaagaaacTTTCAACAGGAAAACTATTAATGAACAGCGAAGGTGAGAAAAACAGCAATAAGTAGCACTGTTTGTAGTTAGCAAGCAAGCCACAATATGGGACAGAGAAGAGTTGAGACCAATGTTCAGTCACTTTCCAGCAAAACAAGGATCATGCAGAAACatgcagtcagagctacaatgtaatggtttagatcaaagcatattcttgGTTTaggatggcctagtcaaagtccagagatAAATCAATCTTAAATCTTTAACGACTTTTAAAAGTTAATATTCACACgtccatccaacctgactgtGCTTTAGGTATTTTGTGAAGAAGAATGCACACAAGACGTGCAAAGCTTGTAGAAAATATACCCCAAATCTATAATTGCAGGAATAGGTGGATCTTCAAAGTACCGAATTATGGGTGCTaagtacaaatgcacaccactttGTACtttccctccacttcacaattattcactactttgtaTTTCTCTATTACATTCCAATAAAATGCAGTGGGGTTTCTGGTTATAGCGTGACAACATTTGAAAAGGGGTATTCTTAGATttcaaataaacattaaagaaaaaaataatatcagTATAATCTGATCATATTAGGTTCAGAGGTTTCTGCatctgtttctctgtgttttcacATCATGAAGGCGTATCTCTACTGGAGGCTTCCCCGTGTCTGCTTGATTTCCTATCCAATGTAGCCTTCAACTCCACCTCAGGCCCCAGCATCCTTTCCTTCACTCTGAAACTCGCTGGCTTGATCGGTGCTTCTGAAGACGGCTTTAAAGTTCTGGAGGTAAGACTAAAGAAATTCAACCCATACCCACGTAACCCTGTCCCTTATCCCTCCATCGCTATTTCTACTTTGCAGGAGTGCTCTGTGTTGGGGCTGATCTTTGATCCTCGTCACTGGCAAGAAGCAGGACTTTGGGAGGATCCATGTCTGCGGATTGGTTGGATCCAGGGCCTAAAGACGATTCTGCAGCACTCAAAGGCTCTCCGATTTTTTGTGCAAGCAGGTAATTAGTAGGACACttgactttctttttttcactttgcttaataaaactgttttacaaGGACAAGGTGGTGTTCCTTTATTCTGTGCAGGTCTTATTGAACCACTCTTACATCTTCAGACAGACTCAAGCCTATTTGTTGCTTCAGCTGCCAATCAGATGCTCGCTCACGTCCTTCTCCTCTGTGAGTCTCTGTCCTCTGTGGGATGTAACGGCACAAAGGAAAGAGACTTGGAACAGAACAGCTTGAGCATGGAAACCAATCAAAATTGCAGTGGTGTTATAACAAAAGCCTTAGAATATCTAAACAAGTGTCTGGTCCTGAAGGAAACTTCACAACTTTCTCAAAGCCAGCAGATCCTCAAACTACTGACCCAGTTCCTGGTCCAGGTCAGGACTCCTCTGCTGGAGAAGCTGCTGCTGACTGTCATAGACTCTGTGGAGGAGCTAGTGACAAAAAGCTGCAGTCAGCTCACGCTGCCTCTGATGGACGTGGTTCTAGCTGCAAACAGGTAGGATGTTTTAGTCTGACAACAGTAGGGATTTTAAACTGCGGTTGAATGCAGCTTCCAGAGACCTTGTTGCTGCATTAGATTTGCTGATAGTCCAATAACTAATTTGCCAAATATTTCTTATAAGCTAAAGGCTAACAGAGAGCTGTTTGCTGTATGGTGCTGAGGAAGAGCCAGATATTTGCTAGCCAAGAAATAAGGCCattattttccactttttaAATATCCACAGTGTACTGAAGCACATAAGTTGTAATCTAGCTAAGAAAATAAGATGGAAAAAGACTAAggctaaataataaaaaaagtactttttatGAAATATTGTGTGTCGGCTGCTCTCATTCTTAGAAATTGGCATCAGAACAACCGGTCTCTGTCTCTCTTGTTCAGAGTACTGTGCGAAAGTTACAATTGTCCCACAATTTCCTTATACTTTGCTTCTAGTGATTTGAAATCACCTGATTTGGACCCTAGTTATTCAAACTAACTGAATAAAAGAATGTCAGCAAACTTTTAAAAGATCATGCTTATAGAAGCATAACTGCAGAGATATCATgaagggctttatatgtaagaaggagaattttaaactctattctggGTTTACCAGGGAgccaaataaaatttttatcagaactcccgtcgcagcattttggatcagatgAAGGCTTTTACCttaatgtttttggactttcTGACAGTAAAGAATAATAATAGTCTGGGGCTGCACAATattgagaaaaacaaataaacagtgGCAACGGGTTCAGAGCCAGATAATGAGTAATGTATCCaacatgtggagaaaaaaaaataaaatctgatattTCCATTTCAACTCCAATAAGTTGCTTCTGGCTGGTTGTTTTGGCATTGAAACAACCCTAGCATCTAGCAATTTTACCTTCTAGAACATTTTTGCTGCCATCAAATATATGGCATTGTTTTTACATAGTAAGCTAGCAGTTATTGCAGTCAGAGCAGTTCTTGGGGATCTGTATATTGCGTAGAGTGAAATTGGGATGGGGATACATTTGCGATGTGCAGCCCTACAGTAGTCCAgctttgaagtaacaaatgcataaaGTAGTTTTCCTGCATCACTCTGAGACAACGTATTTGTAAGTTTTGTAGttttggaggtgaaagaaggaagtcccagaaacctgtttaataatagaggatttaaatgacatgtcctgatcaATAGGTCGGATTTAGttggtcaaaaacaaaaaaaaataccttCAAAGAAGCTCCAGAACTAAATCACGAAGAACAATAGTTGGAGTCACCTGTTAGGAATATTTGTTACAGTAATTGAAAgctaaatacatttattgtattgtttactataaaaaagaaaaactaacaaGGCcccataaacacacaaaaaaaagtttaattaggGACATAAAATACAACCAATAGGAATGAATGAAGCTGGATATATGACAGGCAAACTTTTGATTCTGACTCAAAATGTGTGGTATTATCTTAACACttcaacaagaaacaaaaaaggattttacCTAATGTCCTAAACGGTTAAATGTCAATGAATGGATCCATGTTTGTTTCGCAGCAGGCTCAGTGATGATCACGACCCAAAGCAGCGAATCGGCCGACTCCTGTCACTCATGTTGAACAGGAACAACCCTGTTGATGTCATCCAGGCTGCAGCTGCTTGGTTACGCAGCCGCCAGTAGTGAGTATCTGTTCGCTGCACAGATTTTTGTTCACGTTCACAGCTAGAAAACCTTCGACGTCTGGTATCTGGTACTTACTTCTTCTGGCTGTGTGTTCAGTGATCCCGTCCACACAGCCCACTGTGCTCGAGTCCTGCTGCTACCCCTGGACATCGTTACCGGCATCTCTTTGCTGGATGAAaactccacaggtaaaacaaacAGATGTTAATCCGTTTCATGAGTGTAGCAAGTGTTTGTCAACCCTTTTTGAAAACACGTTTTCTGTTCCTGCAGCAGAAGAGCTTCGAATTTTAATGACCGAGCAGCTTAAGAGTAAAACCTGCTTCTCCatgatttgtgtgtgtttaacaaACATACCTCAGATCACACTTCTGGTGAGTGAAATCACCAGACAACAGGAGTGTCGTgtcttctttattttatgttgaAACCGTTTTATGTGGATCTGTTTTTCCCCTCAGGCGCCGGATTGTCTCCCCTGTCCTCAGAGGCGAATTGTTAGTGCAGTGTTGTCGTTACTGAAGCTGTGCTGTGGGGACACCTCGTCTTCATCCGCTGGCTGCGTTGGAGTTTTCAGATTTGTTACCGGCAGCAGCAAAATTCAGAAATGTTCCATGGAGGCTCTGTCGGCGCTCAGCAAGAGTCCAGGTAAGAGTCCGACTCATCCAAACACAGCAGAACGTCAAACATCTCTTCTGAATCTCTGTGTTAACACTGGAGGGTGAGCTTACAGGAAACACACAGATTTAACCCAGTTTAATCTGTATTTCCCTTTAAATTTAAGtacttctgttttattttcattttatttgatatGTCCATTGATtgtattttcctttgtttttcacCTATTTGAAGCATTttgtgttatgttttaaaagtgagatataaataatatttagttgattgaaataaaatgaactagttgggaataaaaataaacagcccagcttcagaagtgaaaacatgAATCCAGATACTACACTGCTATAACTGGTAATAAATGCTGCGGTTCTTCATATAAAACTAAAGAAGAAAGAGCTTTGTAACTTTTTCTGTTGTCGTGTTTTCTCAGAGGTAGAGATCCTGCTGCCTGAGGTCTTCAAACTTCTGACAGAATATGTGAATAGTCCTTCTTCTGACCCATCTGTAAGTTTATGTGTGTTTGACCACAGTCACATAtcagtttaatttattataaaaagGGAGACGTTATTGAACATTTATATGTGTCAGACTCTGTCGGCTAATTTGTGCTGTCCCCTGGCAGGTTGATGTTATGTACAAAATTACTCCTGCAGGGaaacagtttaattaaaaattataagGCTTCACCTCCCATCCAAACTCCTTTATGCATTTTGAAGTTAGTGTTGGTGTTCAACAAGGTTCTGGACTTGgatctgtttttaaaatttttttaatggGTGTTTGGATCTAATCAATGTCAAAGTTCCTGACTAAACTCAGCTCCCAGTACCTGTTGCTGTCTAGATTTTCAGCTGCACCCCCAGCAACAATCTGAGTAGCCaaggttttctgtgttttttgctaAACAAGGTTGTGCACAATGTTTTTTTGATCAAACAAATATGGGTTTTTCACAGCAATCTACGTGTTTCTCACTCTTTTCAATGAAGTTGTCTTTGAAAGAGAGACTGTATTGGCTGTTGCAGTtccctgtctgtgtgtgtcatgtgacctgctctGAGATGTATAAAGGAGGAGAGCTTTTCTGAAGGTTTTATCTGCACAGGATTAACTGGAACCACATCCAAATACATGTGCATgttagtaaattagaatattaatgcaaaataaaattatttttgtaattatattcaaaaagtgaaactctgtTCTCTAGGTTTATTATACACAGGCTGATGaagtttaataatttttttgtgttcattttgattATGCCTTATTgctaatgaaaacctaaaattgtgtttatcaaaaaatacaagattacacAAAATCTTTCAAACACAGGGTTTTAAATACAGTGTTATAATATCCAGCTGACAGTCTTTCAGACTCTCCACAAGGAAGGTAAGCCCTCAAAAAAGTCATTGTTAATGAATCCggctgttcagagtgctgtatccaagcatgtaaatggaaggaaaatgtttacTAGAAAAAGGTACTCAAGTAACAGGGATAATGTGTTGAATTTATCTATTTCACTTTTTGGATTCAATTTCTGACATAAATACGCTTTTCAactatatttaaatttattgagatgtactTGTGTGCTACGAGCCAAATGATCAGAGAGTAACATGAAAACACAGAGTAAAGATGTAAGCAGTGGCCTACTGctccaaatgaaaacatttatcagcagGAATAAACCATGCATGTTGTTGGTGACATCTTGAAGGAACATTATGGTACCTTTCTTAACCCCATAAACCCTGGGTTGGAGCAGGGCATTGAGGCTATCTAGCAGAAACTGCAGCGCCCAGAATGTGGGCTGTGTTGTTATTGGTCAACCGTAGTCTGTTTGCTTTAAAGCTTTTAAGGATATACATGTTGTTGATTTTAATAACATATCAGACTGGGACTCAGTATTGGCAAATGCCTATTGTTAAATGATAGTGATCATCATCAGGGACAAAAAGCCCTGATTGGGACAaccctgcttttttttttttttatatggttTCCTGATTcctgatattttaaaatattgcagCAATTTACAAAGATCCTCTGATGATATTCAGCCTTTTGTTTCTGTGAAACTATGAGAACCCTTTCATTTCCTGaggtttaaacctttttttttttttcaaactcctGTAGGTccataaatgtctgtttttaaaagatGAGATTATAACAGTTCATCGTTTTagacacaaaatacaaaatcatTCTGGCTCATTTTATCTGGGTGTCCAGCTAACCATCTTTAATGCTGCAACTGAAGTATGTATGGATATCTCTAGTACATACTACTAAAACATGGACTCCCTGCAACTAATTTAAGGGTATTCTTTTGATGTAAAGAGTGGTTACTGACAGTCTTtacatgttattttttaaaatcttgcatATTTGGTTTTTAAACCAAAGATTTAGACGGATCAGAAATTTGTGTCCAACTCTGATCTACAGTTTTATAAAAGTTTGACATGCTAGTATTGAGTTTGCttgatttcatttctttttaagaactataaaataagaacaaatttaaaatttaaaaaacagcccATCTCGAAATACTTTGAGGTGCtgctgttttactgtttttaattaGAATCAATGATTACCACTTTGCATTTAAATGTACCTCCCCTCCCCTCCCAACCCCAAAACCCTATTTTAACTCACCCATGCCTCCATAGTCCCAGCTGACCAAGCTCCAGCAAGGCTATCTTTAGCATCTAATGTTAGCTGTTTACGCAGGTTAGCCTTACCTTAACTGAGATTTGCAAAAGGCTGCCAACTTTAGAAAATCCAGAATGTCCAGTGACAGATTGAAAGCTTAAATGGATAAAACAGCATCTTTGTTGTGTGTTGGGttgccttcctgttatctgctgaaagtcttgctctctctcgccCACTTGCAGCCTGATTTATCCAGAGACTACATCTTTTACACTGCTTCCACTTCCATCTTCATCACTCAGCAACAGTGTTCACATTGAAGGGTGGTGTACTCCGTGTGACCTGGTAGCCCTCAGTATGTtgcattcactgatcagaaacaAGTCATATGTTTGCGTTTACAAACGCCCGGTGACTGGTCAGAGCAAATCAAGCTAAAACATGTTCGATTCCCTGACAGTAGATGATTACTCAGTGCATCTCTATTGGTTTCATGAGATGTCGACTCAGGTTTCATCGCTAGTAAAGCTCTGTAAAAGGTGCAACACGATAAAAGAGCTGCTTGTTATGACCTATATGTTTGAAATAACATAATCCTTGTGCCTCAGGTGCTCCAGAAGTCATACCAGGCTTTAATCAACTGGATAGGTGTTTGCACAGACCTCTCATGCATTACAGGCCTCCTCAGAGAAGGTAAAGCTCTTTGGTTTCCACCTGTGTGACAGgaaccacacacagacagaaattattttccacTCTCCTCCCTGGTAGATCTTATCCAGGCAGTAAGGAAGCGTGCTTGTGACATGCGCTGGGAAGCGAGAGACTCCACGGTGGAGTTTCTGGGTCACCTCGCAGAGGTGCAATCCTGCCGGACATCCGCTGGGGAGAAGAGAGAACCGTCAAATTCTCTCCTGGGAGGCTGCAGCTTTACAGTTCCTCTCCTCAAGGAGGCGCTGCAGGATCTAGAGAGTTATGTGAGAGCCAGCTCCATTTTTGCACTGGGACACACACTGACATTCAGCTGGCAGCAGGGGGCAGCACTAACACAGGATCAGGTATGATGAAATAATTGCAGATTTTACTTTTCCATCCTGTCTGTGTGTTAATAACCTCTACTTCTCTGTGCCTTTCAGGTGGAAATAGTGACCCGGCTGCAGGAAATTCTCTCCCAGGACTCGGAGGGATTTGCCAGGAGGGCCGTTGTGAAGTACTTTATTGCCTGGTTCTCCTCATGTTCCTCGCCTACCTCCTGCTCGCTCCTTGTGCAGTCTGTGCCGACCGTCCTCTCTCAGGGTGTTGCCGATCTGGACTGGGAGGTCAAACTACACACACTGGAGCTGGCAGAGCTGCTGCTGGACCAGGCCTTTCCAAATCCCGCTCCACCTCATCCCTACGCTGTGATGTCTGACCAGTCCCACAGAATTCACACACAGGATAAGGAGTCAGAGTTGCTCAGCAGCTTAAACAGTTTGGTTGACCGGGGAGTCATCTCCgctttgttctgttttctggTTGACTGTGACAGACCCGTCGCTCTGAAGGCCTGCCAGCTGCTGTTAAAGCTCAGACACACAGTTTGTCCTCTGATGGTGAGCGCAGCAGACACCAGAGTTCCCTGTGAACTGCCTGGATGGAGCTGGGTGCATGAGATCAGAAAGATCCAGGGGGTGAATAAGGACCCTCACACACAGGGAGGCTCTCATATTGGTTCTGAAGCCCGCGGCGAGGCAGTGGAGGAAAGCACAAGTGCCGAAGGTGAcagtgtgtgtgtcagtgtgtgcGAGGTGTTGAGGTCCCTGGATTTAGACGAGAGGCTGAGCATCCTGACTCAAAGCAGCGACCACATCTACaactctcctctctctctgctGCAGGACATAATAACAGCCAGCACTGCTAACTCACATCCCAACTCGAAACCGGGCCAGGAGGTCATAGTGGACTGTTACTAACGGCCAAAGACAGAGTAACACACGGTCTTCAATGAGCAGCAATCCCATGTCATAGATGCTGATTTCAACACATgttggttttaaaactttttttacatgatttattttgacATAACTCATTACTCACTCAACCTACAACTTGCCTATTGTTGTGTATATTTCTCTGCTCTGTAAAAAGTATTTCATATAATAGACAGAGGATCTTGCGTACAGTACTGTGACTCGAGATCTTTTTGGCTCCAGATGTGTTCCTTACAGCTGATTGATGAGTTATATTGTCCTTAACGAAGATACTTTCATCCTCCCAGACTCATCTATaaggagttttaatgttgaggCCAATCTTTGGGTACAAACACTGACAACTATGCTGGCAACCtggtaaatatgtgtaaaaagcataaaataaatgtatgcaatgaaacagtttgtttttcttgatcAGAGGTTCTAGGCACTTTGTAATCTATTACTACCCCATTTCCCTGGGATAAAAATGTGATGTGACAGAGAGGCTTATTTCTCTTTGCCAATCTTCAAAATAGGAAAGTCAGGAAGAGGCTACAAGAAAATGATTCCTCACCTAAATGTACTAGTCAGAGCAATAATGAAACAGTGGCGAACAAGACTGGACTGAGACCCAGTTTTATCTAAACAACACACACTGAGGAGGAAGGTAAAAAAATTTTTTCCAAAGCTCGTTAGAAAATATTAGCAGAGAGTGGCTTCTTTGGgatcaccaagtctccataacaaccgtAAGATGCTATCTTTATTTTCACCAACTTGCCATGTGACAGGAgggcaaaaaatgtttttctgtcctaccatcacaaatgtaaacgtGCAGGGTTACCTAAACAAAGTAGAAGATAAACCAAGCAGCTTCAAAATACAACATTTCCAACCACAGATTGAACAGAATTAACAAACATTAACCTAGAGTGTGAACATTTAGCTCTGATCATTTAGCATTACCCTTTGGTCAGTTATGCACACGATGTAAACCAGTTCCAACTCGCTCCGGTTTACAGTCCCGTCTTTAGCTGGAAAGTTCTGAGTAGCGCATGCCCACATGAGCCGTTTTTATAACAATGttgctgaaatgaacagttgttgaaatatgtggtcataaatttcactaaaaaggcactTCCAGACTACTCTCCTTTGTGCTCTTTTATGGCGTAGAAGGGGAACCCCGGcacgtaaactgactgctgcttcAATGGCTGAAAACACAGATGGTAGATggaatctgatgtttctttagatatGTTTCAGTCACCATCACTATTTTCGTATGCATAAAACTGAAAGTGAAGCAGTTTTAACTGGTTTTACTTCAAGATGAGTTGTTTTAGACTTGGTAccacatttatcactggcttttattgtgcGATGGTTCTTGGAGCACCACCAGGCTTCGCAGCGGACCGGGCCGAAGCAGATACAgcgtaaatccagggttaccgTATATATTCGGGACCGAGTGAAACAACCAGAGGTGAAGCTGAGCAGcgtggagcagcagcagcagacacaagagATGACTAACATATaaagacactacctggtgtgtcattttttttttttttttttactttatattagaatctgtagagaaacatttatttaaatatattttgtgtttgtgtaattaatcttattttggattattattaataaaataatttcggATTTTTAATTAATAACAGTAACTGCCGATATCTGAATGTACTTTTGTGACAAGGATGTGTTCTTccctgctgagccttgatccgtttagcaacagcagcaacaaccttttctttggcgatcttttcccatcagatgcacTGAACTGCGTGGCTATAGACTCTGCTTTCAACATTCTCCTAAGGCTAACAGCTGCTGTCAGCATtgttgccaccaccagcaatgcaccgtttcagCATATTAATGCTATTTTTATCataacttggcttctacctgaaccgttCATCAAATGACCAGAGACTTCCCCTTTGACGTCATTTCCAGGCGACATTGGACTTGCAAATTTTAACAGCGAAATATGCCTATTTTGTGTTATGTCTTTTATCACGTCTTTAATCCTGATATAATGTCAATTACCCCCCAATTTCTTTAATATTATGATGTTTACTTTCaacttctgcatttgtgggaaacaggcagtgtcacaggcactttaaatgcTCTCCTATTGCCAAAAAGAGGGACTTACAAAGCATTAATAGCCATTTCTTAACATTGAAGTTTTTTATCCCCATCAAATAACTGaattcaaattaaaggttggattttctaaattttttgCAGCGTGAGATCATGCTGCTGcaattaaaaatgaatttgCTTTTGTACTCTTACTGATAACAGTGTTTAGTACCAGAGGGATATGTCTAATTTGGACCTAGATTAAAACACATGCAGACCAGCGATGGGCACGTTAAGTTACCAACACTTAAGGCAACACTTGCCTTTTGCAGTTGCCCAACATACTTGGTGTATGCAGAAACCTGATGTTTGAACCAGTGGATACCTGAGTTAGCCGTTATAATTCACGTCAACGTTGCACTATGTTGTAAAGATTATTACACACCATATATCAGCCAAAAGCACAGTACCTTCACACAGGGTCATGCATATCCAAAACATGGTTTCCATTAAACTCCAC from Girardinichthys multiradiatus isolate DD_20200921_A chromosome 5, DD_fGirMul_XY1, whole genome shotgun sequence carries:
- the brat1 gene encoding BRCA1-associated ATM activator 1 isoform X4, with protein sequence MDRECVLILPRVCEVLAASGSSLPDDTSLEKLLDWFTTITQTAFNSTSGPSILSFTLKLAGLIGASEDGFKVLEECSVLGLIFDPRHWQEAGLWEDPCLRIGWIQGLKTILQHSKALRFFVQAGLIEPLLHLQTDSSLFVASAANQMLAHVLLLCESLSSVGCNGTKERDLEQNSLSMETNQNCSGVITKALEYLNKCLVLKETSQLSQSQQILKLLTQFLVQVRTPLLEKLLLTVIDSVEELVTKSCSQLTLPLMDVVLAANSRLSDDHDPKQRIGRLLSLMLNRNNPVDVIQAAAAWLRSRQYDPVHTAHCARVLLLPLDIVTGISLLDENSTAEELRILMTEQLKSKTCFSMICVCLTNIPQITLLAPDCLPCPQRRIVSAVLSLLKLCCGDTSSSSAGCVGVFRFVTGSSKIQKCSMEALSALSKSPEVEILLPEVFKLLTEYVNSPSSDPSVLQKSYQALINWIGVCTDLSCITGLLREDLIQAVRKRACDMRWEARDSTVEFLGHLAEVQSCRTSAGEKREPSNSLLGGCSFTVPLLKEALQDLESYVRASSIFALGHTLTFSWQQGAALTQDQVEIVTRLQEILSQDSEGFARRAVVKYFIAWFSSCSSPTSCSLLVQSVPTVLSQGVADLDWEVKLHTLELAELLLDQAFPNPAPPHPYAVMSDQSHRIHTQDKESELLSSLNSLVDRGVISALFCFLVDCDRPVALKACQLLLKLRHTVCPLMVSAADTRVPCELPGWSWVHEIRKIQGVNKDPHTQGGSHIGSEARGEAVEESTSAEGDSVCVSVCEVLRSLDLDERLSILTQSSDHIYNSPLSLLQDIITASTANSHPNSKPGQEVIVDCY
- the brat1 gene encoding BRCA1-associated ATM activator 1 isoform X1 codes for the protein MDRECVLILPRVCEVLAASGSSLPDDTSLEKLLDWFTTITQTGVSLLEASPCLLDFLSNVAFNSTSGPSILSFTLKLAGLIGASEDGFKVLEECSVLGLIFDPRHWQEAGLWEDPCLRIGWIQGLKTILQHSKALRFFVQAGLIEPLLHLQTDSSLFVASAANQMLAHVLLLCESLSSVGCNGTKERDLEQNSLSMETNQNCSGVITKALEYLNKCLVLKETSQLSQSQQILKLLTQFLVQVRTPLLEKLLLTVIDSVEELVTKSCSQLTLPLMDVVLAANSRLSDDHDPKQRIGRLLSLMLNRNNPVDVIQAAAAWLRSRQYDPVHTAHCARVLLLPLDIVTGISLLDENSTAEELRILMTEQLKSKTCFSMICVCLTNIPQITLLAPDCLPCPQRRIVSAVLSLLKLCCGDTSSSSAGCVGVFRFVTGSSKIQKCSMEALSALSKSPEVEILLPEVFKLLTEYVNSPSSDPSVLQKSYQALINWIGVCTDLSCITGLLREDLIQAVRKRACDMRWEARDSTVEFLGHLAEVQSCRTSAGEKREPSNSLLGGCSFTVPLLKEALQDLESYVRASSIFALGHTLTFSWQQGAALTQDQVEIVTRLQEILSQDSEGFARRAVVKYFIAWFSSCSSPTSCSLLVQSVPTVLSQGVADLDWEVKLHTLELAELLLDQAFPNPAPPHPYAVMSDQSHRIHTQDKESELLSSLNSLVDRGVISALFCFLVDCDRPVALKACQLLLKLRHTVCPLMVSAADTRVPCELPGWSWVHEIRKIQGVNKDPHTQGGSHIGSEARGEAVEESTSAEGDSVCVSVCEVLRSLDLDERLSILTQSSDHIYNSPLSLLQDIITASTANSHPNSKPGQEVIVDCY
- the brat1 gene encoding BRCA1-associated ATM activator 1 isoform X2; amino-acid sequence: MDRECVLILPRVCEVLAASGSSLPDDTSLEKLLDWFTTITQTGVSLLEASPCLLDFLSNVAFNSTSGPSILSFTLKLAGLIGASEDGFKVLEECSVLGLIFDPRHWQEAGLWEDPCLRIGWIQGLKTILQHSKALRFFVQAGLIEPLLHLQTDSSLFVASAANQMLAHVLLLCESLSSVGCNGTKERDLEQNSLSMETNQNCSGVITKALEYLNKCLVLKETSQLSQSQQILKLLTQFLVQVRTPLLEKLLLTVIDSVEELVTKSCSQLTLPLMDVVLAANRLSDDHDPKQRIGRLLSLMLNRNNPVDVIQAAAAWLRSRQYDPVHTAHCARVLLLPLDIVTGISLLDENSTAEELRILMTEQLKSKTCFSMICVCLTNIPQITLLAPDCLPCPQRRIVSAVLSLLKLCCGDTSSSSAGCVGVFRFVTGSSKIQKCSMEALSALSKSPEVEILLPEVFKLLTEYVNSPSSDPSVLQKSYQALINWIGVCTDLSCITGLLREDLIQAVRKRACDMRWEARDSTVEFLGHLAEVQSCRTSAGEKREPSNSLLGGCSFTVPLLKEALQDLESYVRASSIFALGHTLTFSWQQGAALTQDQVEIVTRLQEILSQDSEGFARRAVVKYFIAWFSSCSSPTSCSLLVQSVPTVLSQGVADLDWEVKLHTLELAELLLDQAFPNPAPPHPYAVMSDQSHRIHTQDKESELLSSLNSLVDRGVISALFCFLVDCDRPVALKACQLLLKLRHTVCPLMVSAADTRVPCELPGWSWVHEIRKIQGVNKDPHTQGGSHIGSEARGEAVEESTSAEGDSVCVSVCEVLRSLDLDERLSILTQSSDHIYNSPLSLLQDIITASTANSHPNSKPGQEVIVDCY